The Candidatus Latescibacterota bacterium genome window below encodes:
- a CDS encoding 4Fe-4S dicluster domain-containing protein, translated as MTVQGIVLLVLFVAVLVVFGFVLRMLIRTLKLGKPEDRSGNIGQRINSVLVNVAAQARVLSQPAGLGHFLIFWGFVFITLGTIEHIIGMMVPTFSYTAVFGPVVAGVISWFQDILAFLVLLAIIVSLFRRFVLKPVRLKIDDPGARQEALFILTLIFALVVLMFGIKGAGILMGKVDPAYAPVSSFVSGLLQNRGLDLHVFENVLAWIHHLIIFFFLIYVPYSKHIHILGAIPNIYLRNLGPAGTLSRMDFEDESAEKFGNSEIRDFTWKQLLDLYACTECGRCQAACPAYLTEKPLSPFNMIHRMRAHLMDERGRLLKGEEGVEGTPVIPETMTTDEIWACTTCGACMQECPPFIEHVQKIVDLRRYLVMTESDFPQEMQAVFRNMEVNYNPWSIGFSTRADWAEGLNVPIASEKKEFDVLFWTGCAGSFDARGQSVMKAVVELFGKAEVDYAILGVEEMCCGETARRMGNEYLAQTLIDGNIDVLKKYNFKKVVTACPHCFNTFKVEYPQFGFEVEVMHHSEFLLDLLDEGRLKAGKIEPTRATYHDSCYLGRYNDILEQPRNILKQVSGVEITELGRTGKRSFCCGAGGGRMWMEEDIGRRINEERVGETTKLGVDSIFAACPYCITMFEDGLKAAEIENVRVKDIAEVLLESIE; from the coding sequence ATGACTGTCCAGGGTATCGTTTTGCTTGTCTTGTTCGTGGCCGTCCTGGTCGTTTTCGGATTCGTTTTAAGGATGCTTATCCGTACTCTCAAACTAGGTAAGCCTGAAGACCGATCCGGGAATATTGGACAGAGGATCAACTCGGTCCTGGTCAATGTGGCAGCACAGGCGAGAGTCCTTTCTCAGCCTGCGGGTCTCGGACATTTCCTGATCTTCTGGGGTTTTGTCTTTATCACTCTGGGCACGATAGAACACATCATCGGAATGATGGTGCCGACGTTCAGTTATACGGCTGTCTTCGGACCTGTCGTAGCGGGAGTGATATCCTGGTTTCAGGACATACTGGCATTCCTCGTACTGCTTGCGATAATCGTTTCTCTGTTCAGAAGATTCGTGCTGAAACCAGTGCGACTGAAGATCGACGATCCAGGAGCCAGGCAGGAAGCTCTGTTTATCCTTACTCTCATATTTGCGCTTGTCGTTCTGATGTTCGGGATCAAGGGCGCCGGTATTCTGATGGGAAAAGTCGATCCGGCATATGCCCCTGTCTCGAGTTTTGTTTCTGGACTTCTCCAGAACAGGGGGCTGGACCTCCATGTGTTCGAGAATGTCCTGGCCTGGATACATCACCTGATAATCTTTTTCTTCCTTATATATGTCCCGTACTCCAAGCATATACACATTCTCGGGGCCATTCCCAATATCTATCTCAGGAATCTCGGCCCGGCCGGCACACTCAGCAGAATGGATTTCGAGGACGAGAGTGCAGAGAAATTCGGCAATTCGGAGATCAGGGATTTTACATGGAAACAGCTTCTCGATCTTTATGCCTGTACTGAGTGTGGTCGATGCCAGGCGGCATGCCCGGCCTATCTTACTGAAAAACCTCTCAGCCCATTCAATATGATCCATAGAATGAGAGCGCATTTGATGGATGAGAGGGGAAGGCTTCTCAAGGGAGAAGAAGGAGTGGAAGGCACTCCTGTAATACCTGAGACAATGACAACGGATGAGATATGGGCCTGTACAACATGTGGTGCATGCATGCAGGAATGTCCTCCGTTTATCGAACATGTACAGAAGATAGTAGACCTCAGGCGCTATCTCGTTATGACCGAAAGCGACTTCCCGCAGGAGATGCAGGCTGTCTTCCGTAATATGGAGGTCAACTACAATCCATGGTCGATAGGTTTCTCTACCAGGGCTGACTGGGCTGAAGGATTGAATGTGCCGATTGCCTCGGAAAAAAAGGAATTCGATGTGCTCTTCTGGACGGGCTGCGCCGGTTCATTTGATGCCCGCGGCCAGAGCGTGATGAAAGCCGTAGTGGAATTGTTCGGAAAGGCAGAAGTAGATTATGCCATCCTCGGTGTCGAGGAGATGTGTTGTGGAGAGACGGCCAGGAGGATGGGTAACGAATATCTCGCCCAGACTCTGATAGATGGAAATATCGATGTGCTGAAGAAATACAACTTCAAGAAAGTAGTCACGGCCTGTCCCCATTGTTTCAACACATTCAAAGTGGAATATCCCCAGTTCGGTTTCGAGGTGGAAGTGATGCATCACAGCGAATTTCTGCTCGACCTTCTGGATGAAGGCAGGCTCAAGGCGGGGAAGATCGAGCCGACCAGGGCCACGTATCACGATTCCTGCTACCTTGGAAGATATAACGATATTCTTGAACAGCCCAGAAACATCCTCAAGCAGGTAAGCGGCGTTGAAATCACAGAATTGGGCCGGACTGGCAAGAGGTCGTTCTGCTGTGGTGCGGGTGGCGGCAGGATGTGGATGGAAGAAGATATCGGCAGGCGAATAAACGAAGAGAGAGTAGGCGAAACGACGAAGCTGGGAGTCGATAGTATATTCGCAGCCTGTCCGTATTGTATAACGATGTTCGAGGATGGTCTGAAGGCCGCTGAGATAGAGAACGTAAGGGTCAAGGATATCGCCGAGGTGCTTCTGGAGTCCATCGAGTAG